In the Leptospira sp. WS4.C2 genome, one interval contains:
- the fliL gene encoding flagellar basal body-associated protein FliL, whose product MGDREVDEEEGGLAEGSSASAGMSPIVKWLLYIAAAIFGIIIVTVISMFVAQKTATSVFKQQKNISLVKAPPPLEVYTFQEEFRVNTSDVGESHFVKLKMSLGFESGQPALSAELAARVAQMQNIINLVIARKTKDDLKSITNQLDLREEIKAHLNHILTNGKIKEVYFTEFLVN is encoded by the coding sequence ATGGGTGACCGTGAAGTAGATGAAGAAGAAGGTGGGTTAGCCGAAGGTAGTTCCGCCTCCGCAGGGATGTCCCCCATTGTAAAATGGTTATTGTACATCGCTGCTGCCATTTTCGGGATTATCATTGTAACCGTTATATCGATGTTTGTTGCTCAAAAGACGGCAACAAGTGTGTTTAAACAACAAAAGAATATCTCTCTTGTGAAAGCTCCCCCTCCTTTGGAAGTTTACACATTTCAGGAAGAATTTAGAGTGAATACTTCTGATGTTGGTGAATCACATTTTGTTAAGTTAAAGATGTCACTGGGTTTTGAATCAGGCCAACCAGCACTTTCTGCGGAACTTGCGGCTCGTGTGGCTCAAATGCAAAACATCATCAACTTAGTCATTGCTCGCAAAACAAAAGACGATTTAAAATCTATTACCAACCAATTGGATTTACGTGAGGAAATCAAAGCCCACTTAAATCACATTTTGACGAATGGAAAAATCAAAGAGGTTTACTTTACCGAGTTCTTGGTAAACTAG
- the kdsB gene encoding 3-deoxy-manno-octulosonate cytidylyltransferase, whose protein sequence is MSDQILGVIPARFASTRFPGKPLALIGTKPMIQWTYHHASLSKSFHRLVVATDDKRIHDMVLSFGGESVVTSPDHPTGTDRIIEVAEKYPNYGIIVNIQGDEPGMEASLIDGVVGLKTKHRNWEMTTAAVPFTSAEDPKDPNKVKVVFDINGRANYFSRSPIPASFKADAKYYRHLGIYAYERDFLMNYNQLPASDWETVESLEQLRALQNGSTIGVYLSDKANLGVDSPADLEVVIAEFKKKGLI, encoded by the coding sequence ATGTCCGACCAAATCCTCGGTGTGATCCCTGCGCGCTTCGCGAGCACAAGGTTTCCCGGAAAACCACTGGCCCTCATTGGAACCAAACCAATGATCCAGTGGACCTACCACCACGCTTCTCTTTCGAAATCTTTCCACCGTTTGGTGGTAGCCACCGATGACAAACGAATCCATGATATGGTTCTGTCTTTTGGTGGAGAGTCTGTAGTTACAAGTCCTGACCATCCGACGGGCACAGACAGAATCATTGAAGTCGCAGAAAAGTATCCAAATTACGGAATCATCGTGAACATCCAAGGAGATGAACCGGGGATGGAAGCAAGCCTGATCGATGGAGTGGTGGGATTAAAAACCAAACATAGAAATTGGGAAATGACTACTGCCGCTGTTCCCTTTACATCTGCAGAAGATCCAAAAGACCCTAACAAAGTAAAGGTGGTCTTTGATATAAACGGACGAGCTAATTATTTTTCTCGTTCTCCGATCCCCGCATCTTTTAAAGCCGACGCTAAGTATTATAGACATTTAGGAATCTATGCTTACGAACGCGATTTTTTAATGAATTATAACCAATTGCCGGCTTCCGATTGGGAGACGGTAGAGTCATTGGAACAACTCCGTGCCCTACAAAATGGATCCACGATTGGAGTTTATCTTTCTGATAAAGCCAATCTTGGTGTGGATTCGCCTGCCGATTTAGAAGTGGTGATCGCGGAATTTAAAAAGAAGGGTTTGATTTAG